Genomic segment of Niallia taxi:
GCTGTTTCAATAATTCTGGCAGTTCCTATTCCAGAGCCGCAAACTATTAAACAGGAATTATGCCGTTCATATTTAACCTGATAATTCCTCTCCAATGAAGCACCAATATGTAAGGATAAATAGGCAATTTCTCCATGGTTAACCTCATAATCCAACTCATTTTTAATTGATTTCACAGCATATAAAGTAATTTCATATGCAAGTGGAAAATACTTTTTTATATGTTCTTCCATTGGGTTTCTTACTCTAATGTTATTTTTCACTCGAAATAGCATGGAGTTAATATGGCTCTGTAAATCACTTCTTAACTGTTCATCATTGTTGAGGTCATAATAATAATTTTCATTAATTTTATCTAAAAATAACTGGATATAATCCGTAACAATATTATTTAAATGCTGACTTTGCTCCACAACAGAAATAATTTTACTTCTGACTTGAATAAATAGGTAATCTTGCTCCGACAGTGGAATGTCTATTAAGAAGACATCAGACAATAATTCGATTAAACCTTCCATTAATTCGGTGTATTGTCCCCACTTATCGCGCCCATACTCAAGCTCAAGTACAAATTGATTCTGTATTCGATCCGCCATTATAACAAGGTGAAAGATAAGGTTCTTTAGGTTTTCATCACTAAAATACAGATGAAAAGTACTAAATAAGTGTGGCAACCGCTTTTGTAATGTTTCCAAAAAATGCTGTTGATTCTTCCAGCCAAAATACCGTTCTATTTGAGAATTGTCAAAGGATTCATCAATAAGTGATAGCAATGCACACCGTTTATTACGCTCTGAGCCCTCGATAAATATTCCTTTTCCAACCTTGGAGTGTAAGGAGAGATCGAAGCTAGTAAGAAGATTTCTTATTTCTTTTATCTCATGGCTTAAAGTAGTTCTTCCAACATACATTTTTTCAGCCAATTCCTCCAAGGTCATGAATTGCTGTGCGTTTAACAGAATGATAATACATTGTTTTATTCTCTCTTCTTTTGAATTGATATCGAAATAAATAGGGGAAGTTACATTACTTTTTTTAAATTGATGGAAATTTTGATGGTCCAATACATCTATGTATAAACCTTTCCCACGCATATTTTTGATACTAAACCCATGATTCTTACCAACTTCATTCATCACCTTAATTTCCTTACGGACAGTTCGGTCTGATATCGATAATAATTCGCCAATTTTTTCTCCATTAAATTCGCACATATTTTCTTCTAAAAGGGTAAAAATTTTATTTT
This window contains:
- a CDS encoding BglG family transcription antiterminator, with amino-acid sequence MFADNRKNKIFTLLEENMCEFNGEKIGELLSISDRTVRKEIKVMNEVGKNHGFSIKNMRGKGLYIDVLDHQNFHQFKKSNVTSPIYFDINSKEERIKQCIIILLNAQQFMTLEELAEKMYVGRTTLSHEIKEIRNLLTSFDLSLHSKVGKGIFIEGSERNKRCALLSLIDESFDNSQIERYFGWKNQQHFLETLQKRLPHLFSTFHLYFSDENLKNLIFHLVIMADRIQNQFVLELEYGRDKWGQYTELMEGLIELLSDVFLIDIPLSEQDYLFIQVRSKIISVVEQSQHLNNIVTDYIQLFLDKINENYYYDLNNDEQLRSDLQSHINSMLFRVKNNIRVRNPMEEHIKKYFPLAYEITLYAVKSIKNELDYEVNHGEIAYLSLHIGASLERNYQVKYERHNSCLIVCGSGIGTARIIETAIKQTIPDLFITKTISAQRYSTLPYVEEDVVITTIDIEEKNKPIFKIENLPSRRQIIDLDKKITKELSHTTDLLLNYFSPKLFIKNSFKHKDEAIKALTHAMALEEVIDNEEEFLAAILKREEMGSTVMGEGVAVPHPLNLLSKRTQIGIALTEEPIDWGNGQKAQLIFLLAISKEDYEEAMGIYDFLVDIIREKQATELSTARNFNEFTLKARMIYS